The region TTGTGGTCACAGAGAGCTTGACTGAGGCTGGTGATCAAGGCCATTGCCTCATCGTCGCTAATGGGGTCGCGCATCGCTAAAACCGACGGTAATCCATGGTGAATTAATACTTCAGTTAGGCTACTGGCGGCGATCGCCCGATGATTTTGCTGGAAACATTTTGCCCCCCAACAAGAGTTAAATACAGCCAAGCGAATCCCGCTGCGAGTCAAGATTTGGGCGAGTTCTTTGCCGTTGAGAGCTTCAGTTTCACTCAGGAAAATTTTGCCGCCATCCGCTGCCGGTTCACCGTGACCACTATAAAAAAAGAGCTGATAATTTCTTTTCGTGAGAGCGTCAGCCAGTTCCGTTGAGGTGGGTTGAATGAGGATGTCGCCCTGCACTTTCCCAAAACTTTTCTTCTGCCAAATAGCCTGTAACCGCTTCGCTTCATTTTCTAAATCTAGACTTGTATTCCCATTTTCCGGCGTACCCAAAACCAACAAAATATTTAGCGATCGCCCAGTGGTTTGCAGTTGCAAAGGAGAAACATCACCGATTGTGCGACTGAAAAAAATCTGCGGATTGAGAGACACAGCTTGCTTCCCCATTTCTGGCTGCATAATCTCCCAAGGCAACGGCAACAAATTCGGATCGCGCATGTCTAATCGCAACCGTAACGACGATTTTTGCCCTAACGCTATGCCCTCAGCTCGCGCAAAACTTTCGGCGATCGCCTTTTGAAACAGCCATTGCCACATCTGCACACCGAGCCCCTGCATCAAGCGCGCACTCATAGACATTTCTGACCCAGGCAATAACGCCACCGGTTTGATTGCCCTTGTAATGGGATAATGGGGCGTTTGGTGGGGCGTAAAAATCTCCTGCCACGCCAGCCAGACGCTACTCAACTCTTCATCCCACAGCACATCTTCCTTCTCAACACCCCGCACAAAAGGCGTTGCCGCTGCCCAAATCACAAAATGATGCTCTTCCGGCGAATTATTGAGGCGATCGCACACCACTTGTAAAGAAGGAAGTTCAGCAGCTTTAGTCATCGACAATTTGAGCAAGTAAGTATTTCTAGTTTATGTCGTTTTAGAGGACTACTTCCCCCCGTGGTGTACATCGGATAGTCCCATGACCTAGATAACCGCCCAAAAAAACATCAATCCTGACCAAACACTCGACAAAAATCACCCCGAAGGAGGTTCGGGAATTCCTACAAGACAACAATTAGCAGTCGCCCCCTTTGAGTGCTAAATTTGCTAGTGAAGTTAACTCCTATAACTCAGAAATTTTATGTCTAAGATTGTCTCTTTTAAGGACGAATCCAGACGGTCTCTCGAAGCGGGTATTAATGCGCTCGCTGATGCCGTCAAAATTACATTAGGTCCTAAGGGTCGTAACGTATTACTGGAGAAGTCTTACGGCGCTCCCCAAATTGTTAATGACGGTATTACTGTCGCGAAGGAAATCGAGCTTTCAGATCCCCTCAAAAATACTGGTGCTCGTCTCATCCGTGAAGTCGCGGCAAAGACAAATGACAGTGCGGGTGATGGTACAACGACTGCGACTGTAATGGCTCAGGCTTTGATCCATGAAGGTCTCAAAAATGTTACGGCTGGTGCGAATCCCATCGCCCTCCGTCGTGGTATTGATGCTGCGGTGAAATTCCTCGTCGAAGAGATTGCCAATATTGCTAAGCCTGTGGAAGGTGAGGCGATCGCCCAGGTTGCGGCGGTATCTGCGGGCAACGACGATGAAGTCGGCAACATGATTTCCCAGGCGATGGAGAAAGTGACTAAAGACGGTGTGATTACCGTTGAAGAGTCTAAGTCCCTCGCAACAGAGCTTGATGTTGTCGAAGGTATGCAGCTCGACCGTGGCTACATGTCTCCCTATTTCGTCACTGACCAAGAGCGTCAAATTGTTGAGTTTGAAAACCCCCTCATCCTCATCACTGACAAGAAAATCTCGGCGATCGCCGACCTCGTCCCTGTCCTCGAAAAGGTTGCCCGTTCCAGCCAGCCTCTCCTAATCATTGCAGAGGACATCGAAGGTGAAGCTCTCGCAACTCTTGTTGTGAACAAAGCTCGTGGTGTGCTTAATGCTGCGGCAATTAAAGCACCTAGCTTCGGCGATCGCCGTAAGCAAATGCTTCAAGATATTGCAGTTCTTACCGGTGGCCGCGTCATTTCCGAGGAAGTCGGTCTAAACCTCGAAACCGTTGAGCTGGAAATGCTCGGTTCCGCTGAAAAGATTACCCTCACAAAAGAAACGACTACTGTTGTTTCCGGCGGCGGCTCTAAGAGCGATATCGACGCTCGCGTGGTGCAAATCCGTAAGCAGTTGGCTGAGACTGACTCTGAGTACGATGCTGAGAAACTCCAAGAGCGTATTGCGAAGCTCGCTGGTGGTGTTGCGGTAATCAAAGTTGGTGCAGCAACAGAGACCGAACTGAAAGATCGCAAACTCCGCATTGAAGATGCGCTTAATGCAACTAAGGCAGCCGTGGACGAAGGTATCGTTCCCGGCGGCGGTACTACTCTCATTCACCTTGCTGGCAAGCTCGCAAGCGTTGAAGCCTCTCTCACTGATGCTGAGGAAAAACTCGGTGTGAGTATTGTTGCCCGTGCCCTCGAAGCGCCCCTCCGCCAACTTGCGGATAATGCCGGTGCGGAAGGTTCCGTTGTTGTTGAGCATGTTCGTGAAAGTGATATGAACATCGGCTTTAACGCTGCAACTGGTGAGTATGTCGATATGATTGCGGCGGGTATTATTGACCCTGCTAAGGTTGTTCGTTCTGTACTCCAGAATGCTGGTTCTATTGCCGGAATGGTGATTACAACTGAAGCGCTTGTTGTCGAAAAGCCTGAACCTGAAGCTGCTGCACCCGACATGGGTGGCATGGGCGGCATGGGCGGCGGCATGCCCGGTATGGGCGGCATGGGAATGCCCGGCATGGGAATGATGTAATCCCCTCTTGACTCCAAAAATAAGATTGAGTTTTTAAAGCATCCTGCGGGGTGCTTTTTTCTTGACGAAGAATAATTGCTGAGAAGCGTTCCCAAATGAGGGGCAAAAACGGATAATGGTGGGCGGTTTACTGCTTGGTGATGTGTGATGTCCGGCTACCTTTTGACTGCTCCTGCGAAGATTAATCTCTACCTCGAAATTTTGGGCGATCGCCCTGATGGTTTCCATGAGCTAGTGATGGTGATGCAAACAATTGCCTTGAGCGATCGCATTGAAGTCAGTTCCCACCGTGGCAAGGGCATCAACCTCTATTGCAAACAGCCCCTAGTACCCCTAGACGAACGCAACATTGCCTACCGCGCAGCGCAGTTAATGATGGCGCGTTTTCCCCATGCCTATGAAGAATTTGGCGGCGTTGATATTACGATTGAGAAAAATATTCCAGTGGCCGCAGGCTTGGCTGGCGGGTCGGGTAATGGCGCAGCAGTTTTGGTGGGCTTAAATCTACTCTGGCAGCTGGGTCTTACTCAACCGGACTTGCGTATCTTGGCGGCGGAGCTGGGTTCCGATGTGCCATTTTGTATTGGCGGTGGCACGGCGATCGCCACAGGACGCGGTGAAATCCTTGACCCATTACCGGATCTCGATGGCATTCCCATTGTCCTCGCCAAATATAGCAATATCGCCGTTTCAACTCCTTGGGCCTATCAGACCTACCGTGCCCAATTTGAGGATGGCTATCTCCGTGATGACGAAAGCTGGCAAGATCGGATGACACAAATCCATTCCGGTGGCCTAATTCAAGCAATTCAAACTAAAAATATCCAGGCGATCGCCGCCGAACTCCACAACGATTTAGAAAAAGTTGTTTTACCCGCATTTCCTCAAGTTCAAACCTTAAGAGATTGCTTCGCTAAACATGGGGCGATCGGCACAATGATGTCCGGTTCTGGGCCAAGCGTCTTTGCCATTTGCGAGTCCGTTGAACAGGCCAATCAACTCAAAACATCTGTCTCCACCGAGCTTAATAGCCCTGATCTAGATTTGTGGGTTACCCAAATTTCATGTCATGGCATCCAAGCTGCAACTCTCTAATGATGAAGACTGATCACCCTAAGTAGAGTTTTAGAAAGTTAGCTCTAATTGTTTACATGTAGGTGTTTTTGTTTTCGCAGAATTTTTCTGTTCCGACAATGTCTGCATACTAACTGGATGTTCAATTTCATTCAATAATCTGACAAGTGATCGCCCAACAGCATAAGCTAAATTAACAGGCACCGCATTCCCGATTTGTCGATACTGAGAAGAGATTGAACCAATAAATTTCCACTCATCAGGAAAAGTTTGGATTCTTGCATATTCACGAACGGTAAGCGGTCGAGTTTCTTGTGGATGACACCTTTCCGTTTGCTTTTGAGCTGGTGCACAAGTCAAGGTCAAACTTGGTTCATCCCACGCCAATCTTCTTGCTATACCTGTTTTACCACCACCTAAAAAATAGCTTTTTTTCATATACTCACGCTGTAAATGATCCGGTAAATCTCGCCAATAACCACCTTCTGGAACATGGGACAAAATTTCTGCTTTACGTTGAGAATAAGTTTGTCCTACGGACTCAGAAACTTCACTAGAGTAGAGAGAGCCACCCTTTAGTGCATCCCTCACAGTCATTAATTTGTAGTAAGGATCTGGCCATTTAAACTGGGTAACAGAGCCTAAATCTTTACGTATAGCAATGAGGAATAACCTTTCTCGCTTTTGCGGTACTTTGTAGAAAATAGCTTTCAATACACGTGGTTCTATAAGTTCGTAACCTAACTCTTGAATAACATTTTTAATTGTAGATAAAGTCTTACCATCATCATGCTTGAGAAGACCAGCAACGTTTTCAGCAAGAAAAATTTTAGGATTTATTTCACGCACAGCTCGTGCAAACTCAAAAAACAAGGTTCCTCTGGTATCTTCAAATCCTAATTTCTTACCTGCATAGGAAAACGCTTGACAAGGAAAACCTCCAGAAAGGATATCAACTTTGTTTTTATAATCGAAGAAATCAACTTGAGAAATATCATCCTCAATAACATTCCAGCTTGGTCGATTATGTCTGAGAGTTTTACAAGCATTTTTATCAATTTCATTAAAAAGTATTCCATTAAATCCAGCTTTCTCCAAACCAATTGCTAATCCTCCAGCACCAGCAAAAAGCTCTACTGATTGATATGCCCGACAGGGTTTAATTGCTAATTCTTGGTTCCATTGACTACTTAAAAGCTGCTGAAAAACATCAAAATATTTTAAATGTTCAATATGATACTGAGGCATTCCTTTACGTTGGCTTTCATACTGATCTGGGATCAGTTTTCCACTACGATGCCATTTGCTCAAAGTGCATTTTGAAATCCCTAAAATATCAGCTACTTGTGCTGCTGAATAATATTCATAGACTGGATTATGGAACGTTTTATTCACAAATTTAGAAGAACAAGTTTTCAATGAAATCAAAGTTTTATTCGGGCTTAATATGGAAGCTGTCGAAACCTTGATATTTCTCAAATGCCATCATATATAAGCTAGTCAAAAAATCATCGGAAATATCAGATAACTCTTCTAAAACAGTGTTTGTAATGGCATTGAGAATATCAAGACTTACTACAGCGTCGTGAATAATACGTGGCAAATTAGCACAGAGCTTCTGATATGCCATTGCGTCCCCTGTCACTATTGTATAAAACTGATCTATCGATACACGGCAAATATTAGGATGTTGGGTCTGCTGTCCATCCAAAGAGATAATCCAAGGAACATTTTGGCTATTTTTAGCAATAACTTCTACTAAAAAACACAGTGATTGATTATTTTTAAGGAGTTGAGCTTGCATTCTCATATATGTTTTTTGAGATGAAGATGAATTCATTGTATTATGCTTATTTTTAATCTCCGCAAATATACATTTCTTTTTGTTAACAACATCGAAGCCTTGCTTAGGAACTTCCCAATCTGGAGAAATATGCTGAAATAAATTCTGATGAAAATAGCCAATATGGTTTGAGTTGGATTTATCAATCTGCCTCATACATTCCGTCAAGATAATATCTTCGATACTTTTTCCGTAAATTTCGGCATCGAAAGTCAACTTAATTGGATCAATTAAATTTTTGTTGAATTCTTTGAGGCTTATAGAAAATCTATATTTTTGGACTGTCTTTTTGACATGTTCAAAGATCATATCGTCATCAATGAAACCCAAGTTATAGTTATCCATGTTATTTACGTACCTGTTTGCAGGCGGTATCTCAGACTCAACAATGTTAACCAAAGACTAGGGTATTTTTTCTCTAGCCAATCTTGGGAATTATCGAGAAATTGCGGTAACCAACCCATAATTAAAAAGCTCAAAATCGCATCAAAAGTGAACGCGAGATAAGCGCCAACCCAACGAATAAAGTCTTTTGCACCGGCCATTTCCCAAATCCATGTGAGCAGTAATGGGTTTTGACGCGCCGCGACGATCGCCAATTTATTAAACACGAGCCAACTGGTGCGGTCTTTAATAAAGGTCTCGGCAATTTCTGGGGGGGAATCGGCCAATAGCCCAAAGAAGGTATTGAGCATCGCATTAACGCGTTGGGGCGGCAAATTGCTATGGGTCGGCACCATCATCCCCTTCGAAAATAGCCAAGTGACGGCGATATTGCTTTGGTAGGCTCGAATTTTATTGAGGTTTTTGGTGTCGAGTAGGTCTTGTTTTAGGGCAATGTCTAGAAGTGTGGTCAGGCGGTCGAGATTACGCACTAGTGAACCAAAACCTGTAAAGACGAGGGGAGATTGCAAAGAAGCGGCATCACCGATCGCCAACAGCCGATCAAAAGCCACCGTGCGATCGCCGGATCCGACATTAAAATAACCGGGAATATAGCCAAAAGTCGCCTTTTCAAAGGTCAGCTCATCCATGTCGCAACGACGGTACTCCGGCAAAATATTAAAGAAATCCTCGTACATTTCCAAGAGAGAACCAGGATTATCAGGATGTGCTTCATGGTAGTGAAATAAATAGATAGTGAACTCATCGTCCTTACCAGGAAACAGTTCCCAAATCAGCTGTCTGCCCCGGGAAATATCGCCATGGGAATTGAGCACATCGCCATAATCCGCGTCCCATACCTCTTTATCAAAACCTTTAATGACTCCGCCCACTGTCGGACAAATGCTATCAAAAGGGCGACCTTTATTCAGCTGTGCTGCAATTGGTGACGCTGTGCCCATCGCATCCATTACAAGACGAGATTGGGCAATTTTTTCTGCGCCAGACTTGATATTTTTCGTGAAAACTTTAGCTTGTTTCGCGCCAATATCAGCACGCACAAATTCTGTTTCATCCCAAATTTCACCGCCCGCTGCTAATAGTTTTTCGCCGCATTTTTCTAGGAGCAATTCCGAGGCGATCGCCACATTAAGAACCGTGGGAGTGTAAAGAATATTTGCCTTGAGACTTGGAGGATTATTACCATCAAAAAACTTACTAAAGCCATTTTTATATTCCCGGGCAATCAGCTCTTCAATTTCAGCTTCATCAAATAAACCGAGATTAATCAGACTTTGCAGCTCACTACGGGAAATATTCCACTCCCGATTCATCCGCCCAAAAGGCAACCGCTCAATCAATAAAACCTTATAGCCCAGCCGTGCCATCACAGCTGCATGGATCACCCCTAGCGCCCCACCAACATAAACCAGATCAAAACTTGGCAAACGATCATCCGGTTCACTAGCCTGCTCAAAAATGACCCGCTTCGGTTCCTGCGGATTTTTTACCGTTTCACGCCACCGCTTTTCCCACCAATAGGCACGCTGGAGGTCAAATTCTCCCTGGGGAAATTTCTGGAAATATTCAACAGTCTTGGGATAATCAGCTTGCAACACCTCGAAAATTGATTGATCCTCGATCAGCTCCGGTGGCGCAGGATAACGATTTGGAAAGACGACGCGAATATCTTGCTCTAACTGCCGACAAAGATTTTTTACACCAGACGGGCGATCGCCCCAAGCAAAAACCTTGAGATAAGTCGTTCGCTGTACCGACCAAGTAAAAATCGATAACCGCTTACCCCCAATATCCAACACAACACCATCAGGCGTCATCACTTTGTCACCATCAGTTGGCTGCCATGCATTCTGTAGCCATTCACAAACCTTCTCAATTTGGGGCGTAGGGACTTCGATGTATAACAGTTCTTCCATGAAAATTGCAGCAAAAAAGGTTGACAATCCACTCTGGAAAACAATCATACCCGCTTTGTTCAGAGAAAACTGGCCATTCCCCCCTAAACTTAGAACAGAGCTTGCAAAATTTCTTATAAAAACTTTACTTTGTTAAAATAAAATTGCGACCAGCGTTCTAATGGGAGAATTCATGTCAGACATCACCTTTGTACAGGAAAACGAAGAAAACAAAATTGTCATCGCATCCAACGGCTCCAACCTTAGGGAAAAGGCACTACAAAATGGCGTAGATTTGTACACCTTCGGTGCAAAGCTAATGAACTGCGGTGGCGTTGGTCAATGTGCTACCTGTATGGTCGAAGTCATCGAGGGAATGGAAAACCTATCACCAAAGAGCGCCTTCGAAGAACGTCGCCTCAAAAAACGCCCCGACAATTACCGCCTTGCCTGCCAGACAGTTGTGAATGGCAAAGTCGTCGTCAAAACAAAACCCAAGCGCAAAAAGAAATAGACTCCACCCAAAAACTCATTAAGGGACAGTACTCTATCGAATGGCTGGTTATTTGGCCTAGTCGCCGATTTAGACAACCCAAATGAGCCATAAATGATATTCTTGATGTAACTTGATTTAGCTCCGAGAGAGGCGATTTTTCAATGCAAGTAAATGATCTTGGCTTTATTGCAACGATTCTATTTGTTCTTGTGCCGACAGTTTTCTTGTTGATCCTCTATATCCAGACCAACAAAACTGCTTCTTAAAAAATAATCTGTTTAAAACTTTTTATATTCAGGCCGGAGGTGAGTACAGTGATGTATCCACCTTCTTTTATTGGCAATTTTCTCACACAATATCGTCATTTTATATCATTAAAGCCATCAAAGTTAAGACAGATGATAGACTTTAAAGCCTTATCCTGTAAGGGTTTAGACTGTTCAACCCTTACCAATCTTGTCCACTAAGACTATAAAAAAGCATCCTTAAGCCTTACTCGAAATACCTATAAAAAAAATCCCCTTGCTCACCATAAGCAAAAGGATTGTAAAGCCTGAAATGAAATCAAGCCGAAGTATTTGTGCGTGAAAATTAAACCAATAAAGTTAAGCTAAGCCTGCCACTTCCGGGTGGAAGAAAAAAGCTAAGCTCAGCACTGCATAGGTTGCGAGTAATAAACTGCCCTCAAGCCAGTTCGAGTTGCCATCCGAGCTAATAGAGTTGGCAATTAAAACAGCGACAGCGACTGCCACAAGTTCAAAGGGATTGAAATTCAGATCCATCGGCTGACCCATAACCCAGCCTGCAATCACGAGGACGGGTGCGACAAATAACGCAATTTGCAAACTAGAACCAACTGCTACAGATACAGATAAATCCATTTTGTTTTTTAGCGCCACAGTAACCGCTGTTGCATGTTCAGCTGCGTTACCAATAATGGGCAATAAAATTACACCGGTAAAGAGGGAACTCAAGCCCAGACTGGAAGTGGCTTCTTCGAGGGTTCCAACTAGTAGTTCTGATTCCACTGCTACGGCAAGGGTTACAACGAGTAAGATACCAACCCAAAACCAAAGGTTGACTTTTTCTTTTGTTTCTTCTGCCGTGTCACCTTCTTCTTCAACTTCAGCCACACCAACATCGTAGAGGTATGAGTGGGTTTTCATGGAAAAAAGTAATGTCAAACCATAAACGCCGATGAGGACGATCGCCACTGCTACAGAAAGATTTTGTAAGGTCGCTTCGCCAATACCGGTGGAGGTATATTCTACTGCTGTTGGAATCAAAATTGCGATAACGGCAAGGTTCATGGACGATGCATTAAGGCGCGCGGCGGTGGGCTGGAAGTCTTGCTCTTTAAATTTTAGGCCGCCTAATAACATAGCCAAACCCATGACAAGGAGTAGGTTACTCATAATTGAGCCGGTAATGGTTGCTTTAACAACTTCTACAAGACCGGACTTGAGGGCAATAAATGCCAGGATTAATTCAGTTGCGTTACCAAAGGTTGCATTGAGTAATCCGCCGAGGTTGGGGCCAACGACAACGGCAATTTCTTCGGTTGCTTCGCCCATAAAGGCAGCAAGGGGAATGATCGCTAGGGCTGCGGTGCAGAAAACAGTAACGGGATTCCATCCCAAATATTCCCCAGCAATTGAGATGGGGATAAAGACTAGCAAAGCTAGAAAAAAGGTGTTTTTGTTCAGCATAAGGAGGTATGAGTTTCGCTAGTGACCAATATAGATGCGATGCTCAGATTCGTAATTATTTCTGGTATTTAGTCTCCATCATCGTTACTGATTGCCCTAGGGTCGTCAAGCTAAATCTGGCAGATCTTTGATGACAGGTTAATGGGGCTACGGCTCTATACATCGCGGCGATCGCCCCTTACCATGCAGTCCCCGCAGTCCCCACGAAAAAAGCAATCATCTTAATTAATTAATTAACTAACTTTTTTATTGACATCCTTAAAAATCAAATGTAGTATTTTTGTAGCACGAAAGCCTAGAAGACGATGACATATCAACCCATTCCCGCAAAAACCGATAAGCCCGTTTACTCCTGGGCAGGCCATGACCTCGCCTCTGCCGAATTGAAAATGGCAAAAAACGTGGCATCTCTACCATTCGTCTTCAAGCACGTTTCCCTGATGCCAGACGTTCACCTTGGTAAAGGAGCCTTAGTGGGTTCTGTCATTGCCACAAAAGATGCCGTTATCCCCGCCGCTGTTGGTGTGGATATTGGTTGCGGTATGGCCGCTATGCAACTGCCCTTCAAAGCCGAACAACTAGAAGGCAAGCTTAAAAAAATTCGTACTGATATTGAGGCAGCGATTCCCGTAGGATTTAATCAAAACAAAGATGTCGATAAAACCGTCACCAACTGGCAAGGTTGGCATAGCTTTAAAGATCTCCATAAAGGCGTTAAAAATCTTGAAGGTAAAGCCCTTAAACAAATGGGTTCCCTTGGTGGCGGTAACCATTTCATCGAAGTTTGTTTAGACGAAAATGAAAACGTTTGG is a window of [Limnothrix rosea] IAM M-220 DNA encoding:
- the ispE gene encoding 4-(cytidine 5'-diphospho)-2-C-methyl-D-erythritol kinase, with product MSGYLLTAPAKINLYLEILGDRPDGFHELVMVMQTIALSDRIEVSSHRGKGINLYCKQPLVPLDERNIAYRAAQLMMARFPHAYEEFGGVDITIEKNIPVAAGLAGGSGNGAAVLVGLNLLWQLGLTQPDLRILAAELGSDVPFCIGGGTAIATGRGEILDPLPDLDGIPIVLAKYSNIAVSTPWAYQTYRAQFEDGYLRDDESWQDRMTQIHSGGLIQAIQTKNIQAIAAELHNDLEKVVLPAFPQVQTLRDCFAKHGAIGTMMSGSGPSVFAICESVEQANQLKTSVSTELNSPDLDLWVTQISCHGIQAATL
- a CDS encoding NAD(P)/FAD-dependent oxidoreductase, with the protein product MEELLYIEVPTPQIEKVCEWLQNAWQPTDGDKVMTPDGVVLDIGGKRLSIFTWSVQRTTYLKVFAWGDRPSGVKNLCRQLEQDIRVVFPNRYPAPPELIEDQSIFEVLQADYPKTVEYFQKFPQGEFDLQRAYWWEKRWRETVKNPQEPKRVIFEQASEPDDRLPSFDLVYVGGALGVIHAAVMARLGYKVLLIERLPFGRMNREWNISRSELQSLINLGLFDEAEIEELIAREYKNGFSKFFDGNNPPSLKANILYTPTVLNVAIASELLLEKCGEKLLAAGGEIWDETEFVRADIGAKQAKVFTKNIKSGAEKIAQSRLVMDAMGTASPIAAQLNKGRPFDSICPTVGGVIKGFDKEVWDADYGDVLNSHGDISRGRQLIWELFPGKDDEFTIYLFHYHEAHPDNPGSLLEMYEDFFNILPEYRRCDMDELTFEKATFGYIPGYFNVGSGDRTVAFDRLLAIGDAASLQSPLVFTGFGSLVRNLDRLTTLLDIALKQDLLDTKNLNKIRAYQSNIAVTWLFSKGMMVPTHSNLPPQRVNAMLNTFFGLLADSPPEIAETFIKDRTSWLVFNKLAIVAARQNPLLLTWIWEMAGAKDFIRWVGAYLAFTFDAILSFLIMGWLPQFLDNSQDWLEKKYPSLWLTLLSLRYRLQTGT
- the psbM gene encoding photosystem II reaction center protein PsbM — protein: MQVNDLGFIATILFVLVPTVFLLILYIQTNKTAS
- the cax gene encoding calcium/proton exchanger; amino-acid sequence: MLNKNTFFLALLVFIPISIAGEYLGWNPVTVFCTAALAIIPLAAFMGEATEEIAVVVGPNLGGLLNATFGNATELILAFIALKSGLVEVVKATITGSIMSNLLLVMGLAMLLGGLKFKEQDFQPTAARLNASSMNLAVIAILIPTAVEYTSTGIGEATLQNLSVAVAIVLIGVYGLTLLFSMKTHSYLYDVGVAEVEEEGDTAEETKEKVNLWFWVGILLVVTLAVAVESELLVGTLEEATSSLGLSSLFTGVILLPIIGNAAEHATAVTVALKNKMDLSVSVAVGSSLQIALFVAPVLVIAGWVMGQPMDLNFNPFELVAVAVAVLIANSISSDGNSNWLEGSLLLATYAVLSLAFFFHPEVAGLA
- the groL gene encoding chaperonin GroEL (60 kDa chaperone family; promotes refolding of misfolded polypeptides especially under stressful conditions; forms two stacked rings of heptamers to form a barrel-shaped 14mer; ends can be capped by GroES; misfolded proteins enter the barrel where they are refolded when GroES binds) codes for the protein MSKIVSFKDESRRSLEAGINALADAVKITLGPKGRNVLLEKSYGAPQIVNDGITVAKEIELSDPLKNTGARLIREVAAKTNDSAGDGTTTATVMAQALIHEGLKNVTAGANPIALRRGIDAAVKFLVEEIANIAKPVEGEAIAQVAAVSAGNDDEVGNMISQAMEKVTKDGVITVEESKSLATELDVVEGMQLDRGYMSPYFVTDQERQIVEFENPLILITDKKISAIADLVPVLEKVARSSQPLLIIAEDIEGEALATLVVNKARGVLNAAAIKAPSFGDRRKQMLQDIAVLTGGRVISEEVGLNLETVELEMLGSAEKITLTKETTTVVSGGGSKSDIDARVVQIRKQLAETDSEYDAEKLQERIAKLAGGVAVIKVGAATETELKDRKLRIEDALNATKAAVDEGIVPGGGTTLIHLAGKLASVEASLTDAEEKLGVSIVARALEAPLRQLADNAGAEGSVVVEHVRESDMNIGFNAATGEYVDMIAAGIIDPAKVVRSVLQNAGSIAGMVITTEALVVEKPEPEAAAPDMGGMGGMGGGMPGMGGMGMPGMGMM
- a CDS encoding CHAT domain-containing protein is translated as MTKAAELPSLQVVCDRLNNSPEEHHFVIWAAATPFVRGVEKEDVLWDEELSSVWLAWQEIFTPHQTPHYPITRAIKPVALLPGSEMSMSARLMQGLGVQMWQWLFQKAIAESFARAEGIALGQKSSLRLRLDMRDPNLLPLPWEIMQPEMGKQAVSLNPQIFFSRTIGDVSPLQLQTTGRSLNILLVLGTPENGNTSLDLENEAKRLQAIWQKKSFGKVQGDILIQPTSTELADALTKRNYQLFFYSGHGEPAADGGKIFLSETEALNGKELAQILTRSGIRLAVFNSCWGAKCFQQNHRAIAASSLTEVLIHHGLPSVLAMRDPISDDEAMALITSLSQALCDHKPIDESVAIARQALLTQFKFNSPAWTLPILYMHPEFNGQILSKLSSITELPTRLPKPIATQKFTLSSCDNPDREWKFSSKLIRIGRRSENDVTIEEPWVSKEHAEIIQRDEGFFLRDRSRFGTLVGLPNQDWQTIHQEEIFLPSNSYIRLGSEQGETLAFSFNSNRDESSSINNSDLNI
- a CDS encoding 2Fe-2S iron-sulfur cluster-binding protein, which gives rise to MSDITFVQENEENKIVIASNGSNLREKALQNGVDLYTFGAKLMNCGGVGQCATCMVEVIEGMENLSPKSAFEERRLKKRPDNYRLACQTVVNGKVVVKTKPKRKKK
- the dcm gene encoding DNA (cytosine-5-)-methyltransferase → MNKTFHNPVYEYYSAAQVADILGISKCTLSKWHRSGKLIPDQYESQRKGMPQYHIEHLKYFDVFQQLLSSQWNQELAIKPCRAYQSVELFAGAGGLAIGLEKAGFNGILFNEIDKNACKTLRHNRPSWNVIEDDISQVDFFDYKNKVDILSGGFPCQAFSYAGKKLGFEDTRGTLFFEFARAVREINPKIFLAENVAGLLKHDDGKTLSTIKNVIQELGYELIEPRVLKAIFYKVPQKRERLFLIAIRKDLGSVTQFKWPDPYYKLMTVRDALKGGSLYSSEVSESVGQTYSQRKAEILSHVPEGGYWRDLPDHLQREYMKKSYFLGGGKTGIARRLAWDEPSLTLTCAPAQKQTERCHPQETRPLTVREYARIQTFPDEWKFIGSISSQYRQIGNAVPVNLAYAVGRSLVRLLNEIEHPVSMQTLSEQKNSAKTKTPTCKQLELTF
- a CDS encoding Eco47II family restriction endonuclease; translated protein: MDNYNLGFIDDDMIFEHVKKTVQKYRFSISLKEFNKNLIDPIKLTFDAEIYGKSIEDIILTECMRQIDKSNSNHIGYFHQNLFQHISPDWEVPKQGFDVVNKKKCIFAEIKNKHNTMNSSSSQKTYMRMQAQLLKNNQSLCFLVEVIAKNSQNVPWIISLDGQQTQHPNICRVSIDQFYTIVTGDAMAYQKLCANLPRIIHDAVVSLDILNAITNTVLEELSDISDDFLTSLYMMAFEKYQGFDSFHIKPE